Proteins co-encoded in one Ictalurus punctatus breed USDA103 chromosome 18, Coco_2.0, whole genome shotgun sequence genomic window:
- the LOC108278559 gene encoding beta-1,3-galactosyltransferase 9, with protein sequence MCTHTHAHTRTIEQVDSPRRSRSNRDTGESISSWDIMRVCVFRLHTHQWCFLLCNVVLFHALLFGGDIVEEFLLQSSPAAYTDRAVLELRERARKLDLSDTLPNSSQIYPISSKPCFNHQDLLFLTIVFSDPDNASQREAIRSSWANQTLVQDVAVRTLFFLNPSSVETEHQVVREESVRYGDVVQCEGPLSRDHWGQVKLALRWVLLFCPQARFVVLTEDSVFLNVPALGTYLLTLRTHPDDLYLGRVIHNASPERDYNKPRYVSFHLYPDRSFPDYCSGPAFLMSQDVVRKVYVASKDVALALPSDVLIGLCARAAGVVATHSARFSGERHVRYNPCCYNFLFTSASVDGELMGMAWRDLGKGRGRRCSMLQTYYSLVVCKAMTYLNGVNFLSGNNTKG encoded by the exons atgtgcacacacacacacgcacacacacgcactattGAACAGGTAGACAGCCCAAGAAGGTCACGAAGCAACAGAGACACAGGAGAAAGTATTTCTTCATGGGATATCATGCGG GTCTGTGTGTTCAGGCTGCACACCCATCAGTGGTGTTTCCTGCTCTGTAATGTCGTGCTGTTCCACGCGCTGTTGTTTGGTGGTGACATCGTGGAAGAGTTCCTGCTCCAGTCTTCTCCAGCCGCTTATACCGACCGTGCTGTACTTGAGCTCCGTGAGCGTGCACGCAAGCTGGATCTGAGCGACACCTTGCCCAACTCCTCACAGATTTACCCAATTAGCTCCAAGCCCTGTTTTAACCACCAAGACCTCCTTTTTCTCACTATTGTGTTCAGTGACCCGGACAATGCCAGCCAGCGAGAGGCAATCAGAAGCTCGTGGGCCAATCAGACTTTGGTGCAGGACGTGGCAGTACGGACGCTGTTCTTTCTAAACCCATCCTCCGTGGAGACAGAGCATCAGGTGGTGCGGGAAGAGTCTGTCCGTTATGGCGACGTGGTACAGTGCGAAGGGCCTTTGTCACGAGATCACTGGGGTCAGGTCAAGCTAGCTCTGCGTTGGGTTCTGCTTTTCTGCCCGCAAGCCCGGTTTGTGGTTTTGACCGAGGATTCGGTTTTTTTAAACGTTCCAGCACTTGGCACCTACTTGCTTACGCTCCGTACCCACCCTGACGACCTGTACCTGGGCAGGGTCATTCATAATGCTTCACCTGAACGAGATTATAACAAACCCCGCTATGTCTCCTTCCACCTCTATCCAGACCGGTCTTTCCCCGATTACTGCTCTGGCCCTGCCTTCCTGATGTCGCAGGACGTAGTGCGTAAAGTTTACGTGGCCTCTAAGGATGTAGCTCTGGCTCTCCCATCAGACGTCTTGATTGGACTGTGCGCAAGAGCAGCGGGCGTTGTGGCTACTCATAGCGCACGCTTTTCTGGAGAACGTCACGTGCGCTATAACCCCTGCTGCTATAACTTCCTGTTCACCTCGGCCTCAGTGGACGGAGAGCTGATGGGCATGGCCTGGAGAGATTTGGGCAAGGGAAGAGGGCGGCGCTGCAGCATGTTACAAACCTATTATAGTTTGGTAGTGTGCAAGGCCATGACTTACCTGAACGGTGTCAATTTTCTCAGTGGAAACAATACAAAAGGATAA